The Musa acuminata AAA Group cultivar baxijiao unplaced genomic scaffold, Cavendish_Baxijiao_AAA HiC_scaffold_323, whole genome shotgun sequence sequence GTAGAAAGACTCTATGGGAAAATGGTGGTTCCGTTCGATGTTGTCTAACGAGAAGTTAGAACATAGGTGTGGGCTAAGTAAATCTAGGTGTGGGCTAAGTAAATCAATGGATAGTCTTGATGGTATTGGACATACCAGTAGAAGTGAACAACCTATTCTAAACGATACGAAGAACGATACGAAGAAAAAGATTCCTAGTTGGAATCATAGTGGTAATTATAGTTTCACTAATGTTGATTCTTtatttgaaatcaaggatatttGGAGTTTGATCTCTGATGACACTTTTTTAGTTAGGGATAGTAATGGTGACAGTTACTCTgtatattttgatattgaaaATCAGATTTTTGAGGTTGACAATGATAGTTCTTTTCTGAGTGAACTAGAAAAAAAACTTTCTAGTTATTTGAGTAGGGGGTCTAAGAAAAAGAATCACTACTATTATCATTACATGTATGATACTCAATCTGGTTGGAATAATCACATTAATAGTTGCATTGATAGTTATCTTCGTTTTGAAGTCAGTATTAATAGTTCTATTTCGGGTAGTACCAACAATTACAGTGACAGTTACTTTTATAACTTCATTTGTACTGAAAATAGAAATAGTAGTGAGAGCGGTAGGTCTAGTAAAAGAACTAGAAAAAATTTCAATGATTTCCATGAAGAGgtggaatccgatttccatgaagaagtagaattccacgaagaagtagaatccgacttccatgaagaagtagaatccgatttccatgaagaagtagaattccacgaagaagtagaatccaatgatttcaatgaagaagtagaatctgatttcaatgaagaagtggaatccgatttcaatgaagaagtggaatccgatttcaatgaagaagtggaatccgatttcaatgaagaagtggaatccgatttcaatgaagaagtagaattccatgaagaagtagaattccatgaagaagtagaatccgacttccatgaagaagtagaatccaatgatttcaatataaatcaaaaataCAAACATTTATGGGTTCAATGCGAAAATTGTTatggattaaattataaaaaattttttaagtcaaaaatgaatatttgtgaacagtgtggatatcatttgaaaatgagtAGTTCAGATAGAATTGAACTTTCGATTGATCCCGGAACTTGGGATCCTCTGGATAAAGATATGATATCTATAGACCCCATTGATTTTCGTTCAAAAGAGGAACCTTATGGAGATCGTATCGATTCTTATCAAAGAAGGACAGGTTTAGCTGATGCTATTCAAACAGGCATAGGTCAAATAAATGGTATTCCCGTAGCAATTGGCGTTATGGATTTTCAGTTTATGGGAGGTAGTATGGGATCCGTAGTAGGCGAGAAAATTACTCGTTTGATCGAGTATGCTACTAATCGATCTCTACCTGTCATTATTGTGTGTGCTTCTGGAGGAGCACGCATGCAAGAAGGAAGTTTGAGCTTGATGCAAATGGCTAAAATATCTTCTGCTTCATCTAATTATCAATCAGATAAAAAGTTATTCTATGTATCAATTCTTACATCTCCTACAACTGGTGGAGTAACAGCCAGTTTTGGTATGTTGGGGGATATCATTATTGCTGAACCTAACGCCTACATTGCATTTGCGGGTAAAAGAGTAATtgaacaaacattaaaaaaggtaatacCTGAAGGTTCACAAGTGTCTGAGTATTTATTCCATAAAGGTTTATTCGACCCAATAGTACCACGTAATCTTTTAAAAGGTGTTCTGGGTGAGTTATTTCAGCTCCACGGTTTCTTTCCCTTGAATCCAAGTTCAAAAATGTAAAGTATAGCACTAGATTCAGTTATTTTATTTGTAGCGAACAAGTATTTAATTCGTCGTAATCAGGTGTTTTCTTTGGTGACATAAGTTCTCCTTGTAATAAGAGACAGAGGTTtcggataatttttattttatattttattatattttatttattatattttagaatatagaatatatagttttagaatatagaatatatagtttctatctagtcattttctatctaatcatatagaattatagttgatattacttattacttataaataaatattataaataaataatatttattataattttttataatatatttataatataataatggcttgatataatataataatggcttgatattacttataatagatatatcataagtaatagatatatcataagaagatatctttctaatagatagaaatattaaaacagatagaaatattaaattgAGGCACCTATTCTATGACAGATCCCAACTTACCCTCTATTTTTGTGCCTTTAGTGGGCCTAGTATTTCCGGCAATTGCAATGGTTTCCTTATTTCTTCATGTCCAAAAAAATAAGATTGTCTAGACCCAATGGGACCGaatcttatcaatttatttcaacaCTGGATGATAATACAGATATTTATCTCGTGTAATATGGTATGATATGTGGCTCTTTCCGAACACACAAATGAAAGAATCGTTATGCGGATATATGATATCTGCATAAATGCATGTATATGTGAATATAGCTGGTTCAAAATGGATTAgtgaatattttaaatagaaaGTCAATGTATCTAACCAATTACTCTCCTAATGTTTCACATCAGAATAGTGCTAGTTGATGAAAGTTACTTCGGGATCAAGAAAGGTAAAGTCAAATTTATTTGGGTTATTC is a genomic window containing:
- the LOC135657913 gene encoding acetyl-coenzyme A carboxylase carboxyl transferase subunit beta, chloroplastic-like → MGKWWFRSMLSNEKLEHRCGLSKSRCGLSKSMDSLDGIGHTSRSEQPILNDTKNDTKKKIPSWNHSGNYSFTNVDSLFEIKDIWSLISDDTFLVRDSNGDSYSVYFDIENQIFEVDNDSSFLSELEKKLSSYLSRGSKKKNHYYYHYMYDTQSGWNNHINSCIDSYLRFEVSINSSISGSTNNYSDSYFYNFICTENRNSSESGRSSKRTRKNFNDFHEEVESDFHEEVEFHEEVESDFHEEVESDFHEEVEFHEEVESNDFNEEVESDFNEEVESDFNEEVESDFNEEVESDFNEEVESDFNEEVEFHEEVEFHEEVESDFHEEVESNDFNINQKYKHLWVQCENCYGLNYKKFFKSKMNICEQCGYHLKMSSSDRIELSIDPGTWDPLDKDMISIDPIDFRSKEEPYGDRIDSYQRRTGLADAIQTGIGQINGIPVAIGVMDFQFMGGSMGSVVGEKITRLIEYATNRSLPVIIVCASGGARMQEGSLSLMQMAKISSASSNYQSDKKLFYVSILTSPTTGGVTASFGMLGDIIIAEPNAYIAFAGKRVIEQTLKKVIPEGSQVSEYLFHKGLFDPIVPRNLLKGVLGELFQLHGFFPLNPSSKM